From Cellulophaga lytica DSM 7489, a single genomic window includes:
- a CDS encoding LysM peptidoglycan-binding domain-containing protein, with amino-acid sequence MSVKAKYQSVLDLGEKLAIKDGDVTEESGVLKIKGQAATQYEKNLIWDKIKEIGGDSPADVKANITVADESVYHRHTVQGGESLSKIAKHYYGDPMKYKQIFEANTNLLKNPDVIHPDQVLVIPNL; translated from the coding sequence ATGAGCGTAAAAGCGAAATACCAGTCTGTTTTAGACCTTGGTGAAAAATTAGCCATTAAAGACGGAGATGTGACTGAAGAAAGTGGCGTTTTAAAAATTAAAGGGCAGGCTGCTACACAGTACGAAAAAAACCTAATTTGGGATAAAATTAAAGAAATTGGTGGTGATAGTCCTGCAGATGTTAAAGCTAACATTACTGTTGCTGATGAATCTGTTTACCACAGACATACTGTACAAGGTGGCGAATCTTTAAGTAAAATTGCAAAGCACTATTATGGTGATCCTATGAAATACAAACAGATTTTTGAAGCAAATACTAATCTTCTAAAAAATCCTGACGTAATACACCCTGACCAAGTTTTGGTAATACCAAATTTATAA
- the pyrR gene encoding bifunctional pyr operon transcriptional regulator/uracil phosphoribosyltransferase PyrR, giving the protein MSKKVLLSSKEIQIILHRLACQLLENHTDFKDTVLIGLQPRGTYLAKRLTTILTQEYGVKEINLGSLDITFYRDDFRRGEKTLEASKTHINFLVEDKKVVFIDDVLYTGRSIRSALTAIQSFGRPAEIELLTLIDRRFSRHLPIQPNYRGRQVDAINEEKVQVLWQENDGQDIVYLINE; this is encoded by the coding sequence ATGAGTAAAAAAGTACTACTTTCCTCAAAAGAAATCCAAATCATATTACATAGATTGGCTTGTCAGTTATTAGAAAATCATACAGATTTTAAAGACACCGTTTTAATTGGTTTGCAGCCTCGTGGTACCTATTTAGCAAAAAGACTAACAACTATTTTAACACAAGAATATGGTGTTAAAGAAATAAACTTAGGCTCGCTAGATATTACATTTTATAGGGATGATTTTAGAAGAGGAGAAAAAACCTTAGAGGCAAGTAAAACCCACATTAACTTTTTAGTAGAAGATAAAAAAGTGGTTTTTATTGATGATGTACTTTATACAGGACGCAGCATTAGATCTGCTTTAACAGCAATACAATCTTTTGGTAGACCTGCAGAAATAGAATTACTAACCTTAATAGATCGCAGATTTAGTAGACATTTACCAATACAACCTAATTATAGAGGTAGGCAGGTAGATGCTATTAATGAGGAAAAGGTACAAGTACTTTGGCAAGAGAATGACGGGCAAGACATTGTCTATTTAATAAATGAATAA
- the cmk gene encoding (d)CMP kinase → MKKITIAIDGYSSTGKSTIAKQLAKALGYVYVDTGAMYRAVTLYAIRKGFVSETSEDFESLIAALPSISLKFVHNEDLGFSEMYLNNENVEKEIRTLEVSKQVSKVAAVKEVRTKLVEMQKAMGKEKGIVMDGRDIGSVVFPDAEFKVFMTASPETRAHRRYKELLDRGDDVTYDEVLKNVRSRDYIDSNRKESPLILAEDAIEFDNSDMGLIEQFERMHNYALRIIEKQ, encoded by the coding sequence ATGAAAAAAATAACAATAGCTATAGACGGGTATTCCTCTACAGGAAAAAGTACTATTGCTAAACAACTGGCAAAAGCTCTTGGCTATGTGTATGTAGATACAGGCGCAATGTATAGAGCTGTAACTTTATACGCCATAAGAAAAGGTTTTGTGTCAGAAACCAGTGAAGATTTTGAATCACTTATAGCTGCATTACCTAGTATTAGCTTAAAGTTTGTACATAATGAAGATTTAGGCTTTTCAGAAATGTATTTAAATAATGAAAATGTAGAAAAAGAAATAAGAACGTTAGAGGTGTCTAAACAAGTTAGTAAAGTTGCAGCTGTAAAAGAAGTACGTACTAAACTTGTAGAAATGCAAAAGGCAATGGGTAAAGAAAAGGGCATTGTTATGGACGGCAGAGATATTGGATCTGTTGTTTTTCCGGATGCAGAATTTAAGGTTTTTATGACGGCTTCTCCAGAAACCAGGGCGCATAGGCGCTATAAAGAATTGTTAGATAGGGGAGACGATGTTACTTATGATGAGGTTTTAAAAAATGTTAGAAGCAGAGATTATATAGATTCTAATCGAAAAGAATCACCATTAATTTTAGCAGAAGATGCCATTGAGTTTGACAATAGTGATATGGGACTTATAGAACAGTTTGAGCGTATGCATAATTACGCATTGCGCATTATAGAAAAACAATAA
- a CDS encoding ribonuclease Z, producing the protein MQLTVLGCHAATPRTLANPTSQTLEIKGHLFLIDCGEGTQVQLRKSKLKFSRIKHIFISHLHGDHFFGLPGLVSTFRLLGREKELHVYGPKGIKEAITMLLKLGDSWTNYPLYFHELTSKESTVVFEDDKVKVSTIPLNHRIYTNGFLFQEKEAERKLNIEAVASYEIDKCYYQKIKNGKDIILDSGAIVPNKELTFNPPKPKSYAFCSDTVFEPSIVPIIKGVDALYHEATFLDSEAELATKTKHSTAKQAATIAKQANVGALVLGHYSTRYKSTNLFKQEAEEVFTPVLLGEDGKAFDF; encoded by the coding sequence TTGCAATTAACAGTACTAGGTTGCCACGCAGCCACACCACGCACACTAGCTAATCCTACATCACAAACATTAGAGATTAAAGGACATTTATTTTTAATAGATTGTGGAGAAGGTACACAAGTGCAACTTAGAAAAAGTAAGCTTAAGTTTTCTAGAATTAAGCATATTTTTATTTCTCACTTACACGGAGATCATTTTTTTGGACTTCCGGGCTTGGTGTCTACCTTTAGGTTGTTGGGCAGAGAAAAAGAATTGCACGTTTACGGTCCTAAAGGTATAAAAGAAGCAATTACTATGTTATTAAAACTTGGGGATTCCTGGACAAATTACCCGTTATATTTTCACGAGTTAACTAGTAAAGAATCTACCGTAGTTTTTGAAGATGATAAAGTAAAAGTATCTACCATACCTTTAAACCACAGAATTTATACAAACGGTTTTTTGTTTCAAGAAAAAGAAGCAGAGCGTAAATTAAATATAGAAGCAGTAGCTTCTTATGAAATAGATAAGTGTTATTATCAGAAAATTAAAAACGGAAAAGATATTATTCTAGATAGTGGTGCAATTGTGCCTAATAAGGAACTTACTTTTAATCCGCCTAAGCCTAAAAGTTATGCATTTTGTAGTGATACTGTTTTTGAGCCAAGTATTGTGCCTATTATAAAAGGAGTAGATGCATTGTATCATGAAGCTACTTTTTTAGACTCTGAAGCAGAACTAGCAACAAAAACAAAACATTCTACAGCTAAACAAGCGGCAACAATAGCAAAGCAAGCAAATGTTGGTGCTTTGGTTTTGGGGCATTATTCTACACGTTACAAATCTACCAACTTATTTAAACAAGAGGCAGAAGAAGTTTTTACTCCAGTGTTATTAGGAGAAGATGGTAAGGCATTCGATTTTTAA
- the rpsA gene encoding 30S ribosomal protein S1: MAEEKNNAQVEESTQAPEVKTATPKQDPKEFLASFDWDKYEEGIERVDDSKLEEFEAMVAENFVDTADEEVVTGKVVHLTEREAIIDINAKSEGVISLNEFRYNPDLKVGDNVEVLIDIREDKSGQLVLSHRKARTIKAWDRVNNACEKEEIVNGFVKCRTKGGMIVDVFGIEAFLPGSQIDVKPIRDYDQYVGKNMEFKVVKINQEFKNVVVSHKALIEADIEEQKKEIIGQLEKGQVLEGVVKNITSYGVFIDLGGVDGLIHITDLSWSRINHPNEVVELDQKMNVVILDFDDNKSRIQLGLKQLEKHPWEALSEDMKVGDKVKGKVVVIADYGAFIEVAEGVEGLVHVSEMSWSTHLRSAQDFVKVGDEIEAQILTLDRDDRKMSLGIKQLTPDPWTDITSKYPVHSRHKGIVRNFTNFGVFVEMEEGIDGLIYISDLSWTKKIKHPSEFVTVGETLEVEVLELDVDARKLSLGHKQTTENPWDKYETEFALDSVHKGTVDEIVDKGAIVNFNEDIAAFVPTRHLEKEDGKKIAKGEEAEFKIIEFNKEFKRVVASHTAIFREEEQRNVKAAVKRQSAAADEAKPTLGDANEALQALKDKMDAANKK; encoded by the coding sequence ATGGCTGAAGAGAAAAACAACGCCCAAGTAGAGGAATCTACACAGGCACCAGAAGTAAAAACTGCAACACCTAAGCAAGATCCAAAAGAATTTTTGGCAAGTTTTGATTGGGATAAGTACGAAGAAGGAATTGAGCGCGTAGACGATTCTAAATTAGAAGAGTTTGAAGCAATGGTTGCTGAGAACTTCGTAGATACTGCAGATGAAGAAGTAGTTACAGGTAAAGTTGTTCATTTAACTGAGCGTGAAGCTATTATTGATATTAACGCTAAATCTGAAGGTGTTATATCATTAAACGAATTCCGTTACAATCCAGATCTTAAAGTTGGTGACAACGTTGAGGTTTTAATTGATATTCGTGAAGACAAAAGCGGGCAATTAGTATTATCTCACAGAAAAGCTAGAACAATTAAGGCTTGGGACAGAGTTAATAATGCTTGTGAAAAAGAAGAAATCGTTAATGGTTTTGTGAAGTGCAGAACTAAAGGTGGTATGATCGTAGATGTATTTGGAATTGAAGCATTCTTGCCAGGTTCTCAAATAGACGTGAAGCCAATTAGAGATTACGATCAGTATGTTGGTAAAAACATGGAATTCAAGGTTGTAAAAATTAACCAAGAATTTAAGAACGTAGTTGTTTCTCATAAAGCTTTAATTGAAGCTGATATTGAAGAGCAGAAGAAAGAAATTATTGGTCAATTAGAAAAAGGACAAGTATTAGAAGGTGTTGTTAAAAACATTACTTCATACGGTGTGTTTATTGACCTTGGTGGTGTAGATGGTTTAATCCACATTACAGATCTTTCTTGGTCTAGAATTAACCACCCTAATGAGGTAGTTGAGTTAGATCAGAAAATGAATGTTGTAATTTTAGATTTTGATGATAACAAATCTAGAATTCAATTAGGTCTTAAGCAGTTAGAGAAGCACCCATGGGAAGCGCTTAGCGAAGACATGAAAGTTGGTGACAAAGTTAAAGGTAAAGTAGTTGTTATAGCAGATTACGGTGCGTTTATTGAAGTTGCTGAAGGTGTTGAAGGTTTAGTACACGTTTCTGAAATGTCTTGGTCTACTCACTTACGTTCAGCTCAAGATTTTGTAAAAGTTGGTGATGAGATTGAAGCTCAAATCTTAACTTTAGATCGTGATGACCGTAAAATGTCTCTAGGTATTAAGCAATTAACTCCAGACCCTTGGACTGATATTACTTCTAAATACCCAGTACACTCTAGACACAAAGGTATAGTACGTAACTTTACTAACTTTGGTGTGTTTGTAGAAATGGAAGAAGGTATAGATGGTTTAATTTATATTTCTGACCTTTCTTGGACTAAGAAAATTAAGCACCCATCTGAATTTGTAACAGTAGGTGAAACTTTAGAAGTAGAGGTATTAGAGTTAGATGTTGATGCACGTAAACTTAGCTTAGGTCACAAACAAACTACAGAAAACCCTTGGGATAAATATGAGACTGAATTTGCTTTAGACTCTGTTCACAAAGGAACTGTTGATGAAATTGTAGACAAAGGAGCAATTGTTAACTTTAACGAAGATATTGCAGCATTTGTACCTACTCGTCACTTAGAAAAAGAAGACGGTAAGAAAATTGCTAAAGGTGAAGAAGCAGAATTTAAAATCATTGAATTCAACAAAGAATTTAAGAGAGTTGTTGCTAGTCACACTGCAATCTTTAGAGAAGAAGAGCAACGTAATGTAAAAGCAGCTGTTAAAAGACAATCTGCTGCAGCTGATGAAGCTAAACCAACTTTAGGTGATGCTAACGAGGCTTTACAAGCGTTAAAAGATAAAATGGATGCTGCAAACAAAAAGTAA
- a CDS encoding aspartate carbamoyltransferase catalytic subunit, translating into MSELSVNHLLGIKYLNKNDINLIFETADHFKEVINRSIKKVPSLRDITIANIFFENSTRTKLSFELAEKRLSADVINFSASQSSVKKGETLIDTVNNILSMKVDMVVMRHPNPGAGVFLSKHVKAAIVNAGDGAHEHPTQALLDSYSIREKLGDVGGKNVVIVGDILHSRVALSNILALKLQGANVKVCGPKTLIPKHIESLGVTVETDLRKALNWCDVANMLRVQNERMDISYFPSTREYTQQFGVNKALLQSLDKEIVIMHPGPINRGVEITSDVADSNQSIILDQVENGVAVRMAVLYLLASKIK; encoded by the coding sequence ATGAGCGAGTTGAGTGTTAATCACTTATTAGGAATAAAATATCTTAACAAAAACGATATTAATCTCATTTTTGAAACCGCAGACCATTTTAAAGAAGTAATTAATAGATCTATAAAAAAAGTACCTTCTTTAAGAGATATTACTATAGCAAACATTTTTTTTGAAAATAGTACAAGAACAAAGCTTTCTTTTGAGTTAGCAGAAAAAAGATTGTCGGCAGATGTTATAAACTTTTCGGCATCACAATCATCTGTAAAAAAAGGAGAAACGTTAATAGATACTGTAAACAATATACTATCTATGAAAGTAGATATGGTTGTTATGAGGCACCCAAACCCAGGTGCAGGTGTGTTTTTATCTAAACACGTTAAAGCAGCTATAGTTAATGCCGGAGACGGAGCTCATGAGCACCCAACACAAGCATTATTAGATTCTTACTCTATAAGAGAAAAATTAGGAGATGTAGGAGGTAAAAACGTTGTAATTGTTGGTGATATTTTACACTCTAGAGTAGCTTTGTCTAATATACTTGCTCTAAAATTACAGGGGGCAAATGTAAAAGTATGCGGTCCAAAAACATTAATTCCAAAACACATAGAGTCTTTAGGTGTAACGGTAGAAACAGATTTGAGAAAAGCACTAAATTGGTGTGACGTTGCAAATATGCTGCGCGTACAAAATGAGCGTATGGATATTAGTTATTTCCCTTCTACTAGAGAATATACCCAGCAATTTGGAGTAAATAAAGCTTTGTTGCAAAGTTTAGATAAAGAAATAGTAATAATGCACCCAGGACCAATAAACCGTGGTGTAGAAATTACTAGTGATGTTGCAGACTCTAATCAATCTATAATCTTAGATCAGGTAGAAAATGGTGTAGCTGTGCGTATGGCTGTACTTTACTTGCTTGCATCTAAAATAAAATAA